Proteins found in one Triticum urartu cultivar G1812 chromosome 4, Tu2.1, whole genome shotgun sequence genomic segment:
- the LOC125551761 gene encoding protein transport protein yos1-like, with protein MGLWMLLEGFLLLANSLAILNEDRFLGPRGWSMSEVSGNGQTKSLKGQIVGLIYATQFLRMPLIALNVLIIVVKMVSG; from the coding sequence ATGGGCTTGTGGATGCTGCTGGAGGGTTTTTTGCTTCTTGCAAATTCTTTGGCGATCCTGAATGAAGACCGCTTTCTTGGTCCCAGGGGATGGAGCATGTCTGAAGTTTCAGGAAATGGGCAAACAAAGTCGTTGAAGGGGCAGATCGTGGGGCTCATCTACGCCACACAGTTTTTGCGGATGCCCTTGATAGCGCTTAATGTTCTTATCATTGTTGTGAAAATGGTGTCAGGCTGA
- the LOC125551760 gene encoding cytochrome P450 714B3-like isoform X1 yields MIEVGMATKVVLSLCCVGACCLALYLYYTVWVVPQRLLAGFRRQGIGGPRPSFPYGNIADMREAVAAAKSAPRAGGRIVHDYRPAVLPFYEKWRKEHGPVFTYSMGNVVFLHVSRADVVRDINLCVSLDLGKSSYLKATHEPLFGRGILKSNGEAWAHQRKIIAPEFFLDKVKGMVDLMVDSAQTLLESWEARVDKSGGTVDIKIDDDIRAYSADVISRTCFGSSYVKGKKIFLKLRELQKAVSKPNVLAEMTGLRLKKCSSKCRNFHNSPFSSVKEHRLRSSFCRFFPTKKNRQAWGLHKQVHRLILEIVKESGEDKNLLRAILHSASSSKVGLREAENFIVDNCKSIYFAGYESTAVTAAWCLMLLGLHPEWQDRVRQEVLDVCGGRPLDSQSLQKMKNLTMVIQETLRLYPAGAFVSRMALQELKLGGVHIPKGVNIYIPVSTMHLDPKLWGPDAKEFNPARFSDARPQLHSYLPFGAGARTCLGQGFATAELKILISLIISKFALKLSPLYHHSPALKLIVEPEFGVDLALTKVQTASTTTTY; encoded by the exons atgataGAGGTGGGCATGGCGACGAAGGTGGTGCTAAGCCTATGCTGCGTGGGGGCGTGCTGCCTCGCGCTCTACCTCTACTACACCGTCTGGGTGGTGCCGCAGAGGCTTCTTGCTGGGTTCAGGAGGCAGGGCATCGGCGGCCCGCGCCCGTCTTTCCCTTACGGCAACATCGCCGACATGAGGGAGGCCGTCGCCGCCGCAAAGTCGGCCCCCCGAGCCGGCGGCCGCATCGTCCACGACTACCGCCCAGCCGTGCTGCCCTTCTACGAGAAATGGAGGAAAGAGCATG GTCCAGTGTTCACTTACTCCATGGGGAACGTGGTGTTCCTTCACGTGAGCCGGGCAGACGTGGTCCGGGACATCAACCTCTGCGTCTCGCTGGACCTCGGCAAGAGCTCCTACCTAAAGGCCACGCACGAGCCACTGTTCGGCAGAGGCATCCTCAAGTCCAACGGCGAGGCTTGGGCCCACCAGAGGAAGATCATTGCGCCCGAGTTCTTTCTCGACAAGGTCAAG GGAATGGTGGATCTGATGGTAGATTCTGCGCAAACACTGCTCGAGTCATGGGAAGCGAGGGTCGACAAGAGTGGCGGCACCGTAGACATCAAGATTGACGACGACATAAGAGCCTACTCCGCAGATGTCATCTCCAGGACATGCTTCGGAAGCAGCTACGTCAAAGGAAAGAAGATCTTCCTCAAGCTCAGAGAGCTGCAGAAGGCCGTGTCCAAGCCAAATGTGCTAGCTGAAATGACCGGCCTAAggttaaaaaaatgttcatcaaaatGTAGAAACTTTCACAATTCACCATTTTCGTCGGTGAAGGAACATAGACTAAGATCCTCATTCTGCAGGTTCTTTCCTACCAAGAAGAACAGGCAGGCGTGGGGGCTTCACAAGCAGGTGCACAGGCTGATACTGGAGATCGTCAAGGAAAGCGGAGAGGACAAGAATTTACTGCGCGCGATCCTTCACAGCGCAAGCAGCAGCAAGGTGGGGCTCCGCGAGGCAGAGAACTTTATAGTGGACAACTGCAAGAGCATATATTTTGCAGGATACGAGAGCACAGCTGTAACAGCTGCCTGGTGCCTAATGCTCCTTGGCCTGCACCCAGAATGGCAGGACCGGGTCCGCCAAGAGGTCCTGGACGTCTGCGGGGGGCGTCCACTAGACTCCCAATCACTCCAGAAAATGAAGAAT CTGACGATGGTGATTCAGGAAACCCTGAGGCTGTACCCAGCAGGCGCCTTTGTGTCAAGGATGGCACTTCAGGAACTGAAGCTGGGGGGCGTGCACATCCCAAAAGGCGTCAACATCTACATCCCTGTCTCCACAATGCACCTTGACCCCAAGCTGTGGGGTCCTGATGCCAAGGAGTTCAACCCGGCACGCTTCTCCGACGCTCGACCCCAGCTGCACTCCTACTTGCCGTTTGGCGCCGGCGCTCGGACCTGCCTCGGCCAAGGGTTCGCCACGGCAGAGCTCAAGATACTCATATCTCTCATCATCTCCAAGTTTGCGCTCAAGCTCTCGCCGCTCTATCACCATTCTCCAGCGCTGAAACTCATAGTGGAGCCCGAGTTCGGCGTCGACCTCGCCTTAACCAAAGTGCAGACTGCTTCTACTACTACTACATACTAA
- the LOC125551760 gene encoding cytochrome P450 714B2-like isoform X2 codes for MIEVGMATKVVLSLCCVGACCLALYLYYTVWVVPQRLLAGFRRQGIGGPRPSFPYGNIADMREAVAAAKSAPRAGGRIVHDYRPAVLPFYEKWRKEHGPVFTYSMGNVVFLHVSRADVVRDINLCVSLDLGKSSYLKATHEPLFGRGILKSNGEAWAHQRKIIAPEFFLDKVKGMVDLMVDSAQTLLESWEARVDKSGGTVDIKIDDDIRAYSADVISRTCFGSSYVKGKKIFLKLRELQKAVSKPNVLAEMTGLRFFPTKKNRQAWGLHKQVHRLILEIVKESGEDKNLLRAILHSASSSKVGLREAENFIVDNCKSIYFAGYESTAVTAAWCLMLLGLHPEWQDRVRQEVLDVCGGRPLDSQSLQKMKNLTMVIQETLRLYPAGAFVSRMALQELKLGGVHIPKGVNIYIPVSTMHLDPKLWGPDAKEFNPARFSDARPQLHSYLPFGAGARTCLGQGFATAELKILISLIISKFALKLSPLYHHSPALKLIVEPEFGVDLALTKVQTASTTTTY; via the exons atgataGAGGTGGGCATGGCGACGAAGGTGGTGCTAAGCCTATGCTGCGTGGGGGCGTGCTGCCTCGCGCTCTACCTCTACTACACCGTCTGGGTGGTGCCGCAGAGGCTTCTTGCTGGGTTCAGGAGGCAGGGCATCGGCGGCCCGCGCCCGTCTTTCCCTTACGGCAACATCGCCGACATGAGGGAGGCCGTCGCCGCCGCAAAGTCGGCCCCCCGAGCCGGCGGCCGCATCGTCCACGACTACCGCCCAGCCGTGCTGCCCTTCTACGAGAAATGGAGGAAAGAGCATG GTCCAGTGTTCACTTACTCCATGGGGAACGTGGTGTTCCTTCACGTGAGCCGGGCAGACGTGGTCCGGGACATCAACCTCTGCGTCTCGCTGGACCTCGGCAAGAGCTCCTACCTAAAGGCCACGCACGAGCCACTGTTCGGCAGAGGCATCCTCAAGTCCAACGGCGAGGCTTGGGCCCACCAGAGGAAGATCATTGCGCCCGAGTTCTTTCTCGACAAGGTCAAG GGAATGGTGGATCTGATGGTAGATTCTGCGCAAACACTGCTCGAGTCATGGGAAGCGAGGGTCGACAAGAGTGGCGGCACCGTAGACATCAAGATTGACGACGACATAAGAGCCTACTCCGCAGATGTCATCTCCAGGACATGCTTCGGAAGCAGCTACGTCAAAGGAAAGAAGATCTTCCTCAAGCTCAGAGAGCTGCAGAAGGCCGTGTCCAAGCCAAATGTGCTAGCTGAAATGACCGGCCTAAg GTTCTTTCCTACCAAGAAGAACAGGCAGGCGTGGGGGCTTCACAAGCAGGTGCACAGGCTGATACTGGAGATCGTCAAGGAAAGCGGAGAGGACAAGAATTTACTGCGCGCGATCCTTCACAGCGCAAGCAGCAGCAAGGTGGGGCTCCGCGAGGCAGAGAACTTTATAGTGGACAACTGCAAGAGCATATATTTTGCAGGATACGAGAGCACAGCTGTAACAGCTGCCTGGTGCCTAATGCTCCTTGGCCTGCACCCAGAATGGCAGGACCGGGTCCGCCAAGAGGTCCTGGACGTCTGCGGGGGGCGTCCACTAGACTCCCAATCACTCCAGAAAATGAAGAAT CTGACGATGGTGATTCAGGAAACCCTGAGGCTGTACCCAGCAGGCGCCTTTGTGTCAAGGATGGCACTTCAGGAACTGAAGCTGGGGGGCGTGCACATCCCAAAAGGCGTCAACATCTACATCCCTGTCTCCACAATGCACCTTGACCCCAAGCTGTGGGGTCCTGATGCCAAGGAGTTCAACCCGGCACGCTTCTCCGACGCTCGACCCCAGCTGCACTCCTACTTGCCGTTTGGCGCCGGCGCTCGGACCTGCCTCGGCCAAGGGTTCGCCACGGCAGAGCTCAAGATACTCATATCTCTCATCATCTCCAAGTTTGCGCTCAAGCTCTCGCCGCTCTATCACCATTCTCCAGCGCTGAAACTCATAGTGGAGCCCGAGTTCGGCGTCGACCTCGCCTTAACCAAAGTGCAGACTGCTTCTACTACTACTACATACTAA